Proteins co-encoded in one Desulfitobacterium hafniense DCB-2 genomic window:
- the selB gene encoding selenocysteine-specific translation elongation factor yields MKKIVLGTAGHIDHGKTSLVRKLTGIDTDRLEEEKRRGMTIELGFASLTLPSGQIVSIIDVPGHEKFVKTMVAGVTGIDLVMLVIAADEGIMPQTREHLDILNLLNVTTGVIALTKTDLVDDEWLEMIIEDIRNALQGTTLAESPIVHVSSVTGEGIPQLRETLDQLAQKVQVKESQELFRLPIDRVFSMSGHGTVVTGTITSGVVHKGDTLAIYPSGLNARVKGIQVHNMSVDEGTAGDRCALNLTGIEKSEIQRGDTIAREGTLIPIRIADVLIYIVKGKGNLVHNQRVHVHTGTKEVLARVRLLGTDEIPEGEKGHAQLRFEEPIVILRKDRFIIRSYSPAVTIGGGWVLYHTTKNRQRFSPESMNAMSIGEHGTREELVTLILNSSEKPLSSGDLWQALNTERAELQETLDKEVASGKLIILKETRKYLSINQYEKYFNKIQSAFRKMYQKYPYRYQMDKEELKSGAFSGMEPKDFAALLNYFLANQRLLADGNYLSEPDGKALARILAAKETALIEKVFLTYDLNTGSIQQAAKDTAMKTGDVEEVVKFLLKSGNLVDLGQGILVHKEALQKVCQIVRSLMDAQGTISVAEIRDALNIGRKTVVAYLEYLDKLKITLRKEDVRIPGAHY; encoded by the coding sequence ATGAAAAAGATTGTCTTAGGAACCGCCGGGCATATTGACCACGGCAAAACATCCTTAGTGAGAAAACTGACCGGTATTGATACAGATCGCCTTGAGGAAGAGAAGCGGCGGGGGATGACCATTGAACTGGGTTTTGCCTCCCTGACTCTGCCCTCGGGTCAGATTGTATCCATCATTGATGTGCCCGGACATGAGAAATTCGTGAAGACTATGGTGGCCGGTGTCACCGGTATCGATCTTGTGATGTTGGTCATTGCCGCTGATGAAGGTATTATGCCGCAAACCAGAGAGCATCTGGATATTTTAAACCTGCTCAATGTTACAACCGGTGTCATCGCCCTGACCAAAACGGATCTTGTGGACGACGAGTGGCTGGAAATGATCATTGAAGATATCCGGAATGCACTGCAAGGGACAACTTTGGCGGAGAGCCCCATTGTCCATGTATCTTCCGTGACCGGGGAAGGGATTCCCCAACTGAGGGAAACCTTGGATCAGCTTGCCCAAAAGGTCCAAGTCAAGGAAAGTCAAGAATTATTCCGGCTGCCCATCGACAGAGTCTTTTCTATGTCAGGGCATGGGACGGTAGTCACCGGCACGATAACCAGCGGAGTGGTTCACAAAGGCGATACCCTGGCCATCTATCCTTCCGGACTTAATGCACGGGTCAAGGGAATTCAGGTCCATAATATGAGTGTCGACGAAGGGACTGCCGGCGATCGGTGCGCCTTGAATCTCACCGGAATCGAAAAATCTGAAATCCAGCGGGGCGACACCATTGCTCGTGAAGGAACCCTGATTCCAATCCGGATTGCGGATGTGCTGATTTATATCGTCAAAGGGAAAGGGAATTTGGTACACAATCAAAGAGTACATGTGCACACCGGAACGAAAGAGGTTCTGGCCCGGGTCAGGCTTCTGGGTACTGATGAGATCCCTGAGGGGGAGAAAGGTCACGCACAGCTGCGTTTTGAAGAACCCATCGTCATTCTGCGCAAAGACCGATTTATTATCCGCAGCTACTCCCCTGCTGTGACCATCGGCGGGGGCTGGGTTTTGTATCATACCACGAAAAACAGACAGCGGTTTTCCCCGGAAAGTATGAATGCTATGAGCATCGGTGAGCATGGCACCAGGGAAGAGCTAGTCACCTTAATCTTAAATTCCTCGGAAAAACCCCTTAGTTCGGGTGACCTTTGGCAGGCTTTGAATACGGAGCGGGCTGAATTACAGGAAACCCTGGATAAGGAAGTCGCTTCAGGAAAGTTAATTATCTTGAAGGAAACTCGTAAATACTTAAGCATCAACCAATATGAAAAATATTTTAATAAAATACAATCCGCCTTCCGGAAAATGTATCAGAAATATCCCTACCGCTACCAGATGGATAAGGAAGAACTGAAAAGCGGGGCTTTTTCCGGGATGGAGCCGAAAGATTTTGCAGCATTGCTGAATTATTTCCTTGCTAATCAGCGTTTGCTTGCGGATGGAAACTACCTGTCGGAACCTGACGGTAAAGCCTTAGCCAGAATTCTGGCAGCCAAGGAAACAGCCCTGATTGAAAAGGTGTTTTTAACTTATGATCTCAACACAGGAAGTATTCAGCAGGCCGCCAAAGATACAGCTATGAAAACAGGGGACGTTGAGGAAGTAGTGAAATTCCTGCTCAAATCAGGCAACCTGGTGGATCTGGGGCAGGGAATTCTCGTCCATAAAGAAGCTTTACAAAAAGTCTGCCAAATCGTCCGCTCGTTAATGGACGCCCAAGGAACCATCAGCGTGGCGGAAATCAGGGATGCCCTGAATATTGGCAGAAAGACCGTCGTCGCTTATTTGGAATACCTCGATAAACTGAAAATCACCCTAAGAAAAGAAGACGTTCGCATACCGGGAGCCCACTACTAG